A genomic window from Osmia bicornis bicornis chromosome 4, iOsmBic2.1, whole genome shotgun sequence includes:
- the LOC114881235 gene encoding uncharacterized protein LOC114881235 codes for MKMEDPELRYRPLVKLISQKLGIGQLTISKTIAEFKATGDVSSPNKRKIRCNVLEKTSESDILAIRRKVHEFWLNKEIPNVRKILTRVNEDANLPPFTYSSLYRLLKRMEFKYIVRGRNSAMIDKEYIVSWRQKYVFAIDNYRSEGRPIYYLDETWVNAGDVRRKLWVDTSVTSPKNAAERGLTTGIPPPANRGKRLIVAHIGSADGFVPEGLLCFESKKNTADYHDEMNGETFFDWFRTLMPKLRDGAVIVMDNAPYHSVKVEKYPNMSWKKNAIISWLVGKGETVQPHYVKAQLLDLTCKYKRENNYVIDEYAKLHGHEVLRLPPYHCELNPIELAWASVKDYVRARNTTYKLSDVQKLLHEAIENVSAESWQNFIRHTIKEEDRVRQLNNITDEILDEGEEWEHPSESESDIDSDIESNV; via the exons ATGAAGATGGAAGACCCAGAATTGAG GTATAGGCCCCtggtgaaattaatttcacaaaAGCTTGGAATTGGACAACtaacaatttcaaaaactatCGCCGAGTTTAAAGCCACGGGAGATGTGAGCTCGCCCAACAAAAGGAAAATACGGTGCAACGTCTTGGAAAAAACGTCGGAGAGCGATATTCTTGCGATACGCAGGAAGGTGCACGAATTCTGGTTAAATAAGGAAATTCCGAACGTGAGGAAGATTTTAACTCGCGTAAATGAGGACGCGAATTTACCACCCTTCACGTACTCGTCCCTATACCGGCTGTTGAAACGGAtggaatttaaatatattgttcgTGGGCGCAATAGCGCCATGATTGATAAGGAATACATCGTGTCGTGGCGCCAAAAATACGTCTTTGCAATTGATAACTATCGCTCAGAAGGACGACCCATTTATTACCTCGATGAGACCTGGGTAAATGCGGGTGATGTCAGGCGCAAACTTTGGGTGGATACATCCGTCACCAGCCCCAAAAACGCAGCTGAGAGGGGTCTAACAACAGGTATCCCGCCACCGGCCAACAGAGGGAAGAGGCTAATAGTAGCCCACATAGGGTCTGCAGATGGGTTTGTACCCGAAGGCCTCCTCTGTTTCGAGTCGAAGAAAAATACTGCTGACTACCACGACGAGATGAACGGCGAAACATTTTTCGATTGGTTTAGAACTTTGATGCCCAAGCTACGAGATGGGGCAGTTATTGTAATGGACAATGCTCCCTACCACAGCGTTAAAGTTGAAAAATACCCCAATATGAGTTGGAAGAAAAACGCTATCATTTCATGGCTGGTGGGTAAGGGGGAAACAGTACAGCCCCATTATGTAAAGGCACAATTGTTAGATCTCACGTGCAAATATAAGCGCGAAAATAATTATGTTATTGATGAATATGCCAAACTACATGGCCATGAAGTATTACGCCTTCCCCCTTACCATTGTGAACTAAACCCCATTGAGTTAGCATGGGCAAGCGTTAAAGATTACGTGAGAGCGCGAAATACCACTTACAAACTATCCGACGTCCAAAAACTATTACATGAAGCCATCGAAAATGTTTCGGCCGAGTCGTGGCAGAATTTTATTCGCCATACGATAAAGGAGGAGGATAGGGTACGACAGTTGAACAATATTACAGATGAAATTTTGGATGAAGGTGAGGAGTGGGAGCACCCATCCGAATCCGAAAGCGATATTGACAGCGATATTGAAAGCAAcgtataa
- the LOC123987739 gene encoding uncharacterized protein LOC123987739, producing the protein MELHPVLPIKHRLPGRTALQIAVPVANPEVMEGYLARIKTPEQVYIGEAAVCNHDGICYVLATNTGEDEIEIDIEPQRIHPYEIFDSSDDDPIPSYLAKETKEDRTTRIQDLLRTDHLNSEERQHVFKIVREFSDRFFLPGDNLGKVPNFHHSIYTTDDIPINTRQYRYPPVHQEEIQRQVGALLSQGIIRPSTSPYNSPLWIVPKKPDADGNKRWRMVIDFRALNEKTTGDKFPLPNIPEILDKVGGAKYFSIFDLANGFHQIEMNPKDRQKTAFTTPHGHFEFVRMPFGLKNAPPTFQRVMNRVTSGLENVLVFIDDMIVFSSSLREHEIKVKKLFDRLREYGLTLQTNKCEFLRKEVAYLGHILSADGVKPDPRKLHAVKNFPIPKTQKNVQQFLGLTGYYRRFIKDYSLKAKPLVQLLGKGTPFQWTEEQQGSFELLCKELCTQPILQYPDFERPFVITTDASDHAIGAVKWKLRLLEYEYDVIHKPGKINKNADALSRNPPTVCLPLIPREDKEFKVPIPNPDPQPDTIGRRIHELRRDREKRPTYTEDTSSSDEATITPQPRSIRRRKIHQDPTDRITPIIQSPLPTPSQNLLELRDDINLTSPFMPIAHSTQTAGHFIPSPTTSETPQNTEDLISFDEEENSQTTIRPASTVVELPDPPTPPTDGPDVQGLQPPLQPARPQTPPVHEATNFTPHGLIFGKPARQPSSFPEGEELDTYGTYLTHLITRLTETRNIAADNLNTAKERSKRYYDRHARPVQFKIGDSAYVLKEPRSKLDPHYVGPYEIIDVTDLNNVVLKAENNKIITKHQDKLKIAYSE; encoded by the exons ATGGAACTGCATCCAGTATTGCCAATTAAACATAGATTGCCAGGACGCACAGCTCTCCAAATTGCAGTTCCAGTCGCAAATCCGGAGGTTATGGAAGGGTACCTAGCACGAATCAAGACTCCTGAACAGGTCTACATTGGAGAAGCAGCAGTCtgcaatcatgatggaatttgcTATGTCCTAGCCACAAACACCGGAGaagacgaaatcgaaatcgacatTGAACCACAACGCATACATCCGTATGAGATTTTTGACTCATCAGATGACGATCCTATTCCTTCGTATCTAGCAAAGGAAACAAAGGAAGACAGAACTACACGTATCCAAGATCTTTTAAGGACCGATCATCTAAACTCTGAAGAACGACAACATGTGTTCAAAATTGTCAGGGAATTTTCTGATAGATTTTTCCTACCTGGAGATAACCTGGGCAaggttccaaattttcatcactCTATTTACACAACAGACGACATTCCGATTAATACTAGACAGTATCGGTACCCACCAGTACATCAGGAGGAGATACAACGACAGGTTGGAGCTCTGCTATCGCAGGGTATTATTAGACCATCCACCTCACCATACAATTCTCCTTTATGGATTGTACCGAAGAAACCGGACGCCGATGGTAACAAACGTTGGCGAATGGTAATCGACTTTCgtgcattaaacgaaaaaacaacaggcgacaagtttccattacctaatattccagaaatactagacaaggtaggcggagcaaaatacttctcaatatttgatttggcaaatggatttcatcagattgaaatgaatccaaagGACAGACAGAAGACCGCGTTTACAACCCCACATGGACATTTCGAGTTTGTGcgtatgccttttggtttgaaGAACGCACCACCGACATTCCAACGCGTCATGAACCGGGTAACATCAGGCCTGGAAAACGTACTTGTGTTCATAGATGatatgattgttttttcttcatcgctgcgtgaacacgaaattaaagttaaaaaactaTTCGATCGCCTCAGGGAATATGGACTTACTCTACAGACtaataaatgcgaattcctacgCAAAGAGGTTGCCTATCTGGGACATATTTTGTCTGCTGACGGGGTTAAACCAGATCCTAGGAAACTTCACGCCGTAAAAAACTTTCCGATTCCAAAAACACAGAAGAATGTGCAACAGTTTCTGGGACTGACGGGATACTATCGCCGATTCATCAAGGATTACTCTCTAAAGGCAAAACCACTAGTTCAGCTGTTGGGAAAAGGAACCCCTTTCCAATGGACTGAAGAACAACAAGGGAGTTTTGAACTATTGTGTAAAGAACTCTGTACACaaccaatattacaatatccagattttgaacgaccatttgttatcacgacggatgcttcggatcatgcgattggggcag taaaatggaaattaagacTCTTAGAGTACGAGTACGATGTTATTCACAAGCCtgggaaaataaacaaaaacgcAGACGCTTTATCCCGGAACCCTCCTACAGTCTGTCTCCCTTTGATTCCACGAGAAGACAAGGAGTTCAAAGTGCCAATACCAAACCCGGACCCTCAGCCGGATACCATTGGTCGACGCATCCATGAATTGCGACGAGATCGGGAGAAAAGACCAACATACACGGAAGATACCAGCAGTTCTGATGAAGCGACAATCACGCCTCAACCCCGATCaattagaagaaggaaaatacatCAAGATCCAACCGACAGGATCACACCAATCATACAATCACCATTACCTACCCCTTCACAAAATCTGTTGGAACTACGGGATGATATCAACCTAACCTCTCCATTTATGCCAATAGCGCATTCCACTCAAACCGCTGGTCATTTCATACCAAGTCCAACCACTTCCGAGACTCCACAAAATACTGaagatttaatatctttcgacgaagaggaaaacagtcAGACTACCATAAGGCCTGCGTCTACTGTCGTGGAACTACCTGACCCTCCTACACCACCAACAGACGGACCAGATGTTCAAGGTTTACAACCACCCCTACAACCTGCCAGACCGCAGACTCCACCCG TTCACGAAGCTACCAATTTCACCCCGCACGGGCTGATCTTTGGAAAACCAGCCCGACAACCAAGTTCTTTTccagaaggagaagaattggatACTTATGGAACTTACCTCACTCATCTAATCACAAGACTGACTGAAACCCGCAATATAGCAgcagataatttaaacaccGCAAAGGAACGATCCAAAAGATATTACGATAGACACGCAAGACCAGTTCAATTCAAAATTGGAGACTCAGCTTACGTATTAAAGGAACCAAGAAGCAAATTAGATCCCCATTATGTCGGGCCATATGAAATAATAGACGTAACCGATTTAAACAATGTCGTCTTAAAagcagaaaataataaaatcatcacTAAACATCAAGATAAACTCAAAATCGCATATTCCGAATAA